One segment of Cyprinus carpio isolate SPL01 chromosome A17, ASM1834038v1, whole genome shotgun sequence DNA contains the following:
- the LOC109057170 gene encoding gap junction alpha-10 protein-like, giving the protein MGDWNLLGSILEEVHIHSTIVGKIWLTILFIFRMLVLGVAAEDVWVDEQSEFICNTDQPGCKNVCYDQAFPISLIRFWVLQIIFVSSPSLVYMGHALYRLRALDKERHKRKIQLRAELEEMESLLEEHKKLEKELRKLEEQKKIRKAPLRGSLLRTYIIHILTRSVVEVAFIVGQYILYGIGLDPLYKCERVPCPNSVDCYVSRPTEKTIFMVFMIVIAGVSLFLNLLEISHLGVKKIKQTLSGLQLVEDNSLCKPKHSTIQQLCVMTNMSPHKNPQLKTFIQQGQMDPPLFLTSACVGSSNDMLQHNSFTAATLPVSCITQQPRQMRQPSQGMIHELHSQGSMELLEDRENRGQHLESSNGSERDVRPFNSGHLGPEGHTEIPACLRNALHRPSRVPDLGDDAVESSESDFCPPNRKASFMVRMPSDSISGSPSCPSTRSSESELGSLNDLPMNPPPGGGRRMSMASRHS; this is encoded by the coding sequence ATGGGGGACTGGAACTTGTTGGGGAGCATTTTAGAGGAGGTCCATATTCACTCCACCATCGTGGGTAAAATATGGCTGACCATCCTGTTCATATTCCGGATGCTGGTTCTCGGCGTGGCGGCTGAGGATGTTTGGGTGGACGAGCAGAGTGAGTTCATCTGCAACACAGACCAGCCGGGATGCAAGAACGTCTGCTACGACCAGGCATTCCCAATATCGCTAATTCGCTTTTGGGTACTGCAGATCATTTTTGTTTCCTCACCTTCATTGGTGTACATGGGACATGCTCTGTACCGGCTGAGGGCTTTGGACAAAGAACGGCACAAGAGGAAAATCCAGCTAAGAGCCGAGCTGGAAGAGATGGAATCCCTCTTGGAGGAGCACAAGAAGTTGGAGAAGGAACTGAGGAAGCTAGAAGAGCAAAAGAAAATTAGGAAGGCTCCTCTGAGGGGCTCCTTGTTGCGCACATATATAATTCATATCCTTACCAGATCAGTGGTAGAAGTGGCATTCATTGTGGGGCAGTATATCTTATATGGGATTGGACTGGATCCTTTGTACAAGTGTGAGAGGGTGCCTTGCCCGAACAGCGTGGACTGTTACGTTTCCAGGCCGACGGAGAAGACCATCTTCATGGTTTTCATGATTGTCATCGCAGGGGTTTCGCTGTTCCTGAACCTTTTGGAAATATCCCACTTGGgggtgaaaaaaattaaacagactCTAAGCGGACTCCAGCTTGTTGAGGACAACAGTCTTTGCAAACCCAAGCACTCGACCATTCAGCAACTGTGTGTAATGACGAATATGTCCCCCCACAAAAACCCACAGTTGAAAACTTTTATCCAACAGGGGCAAATGGACCCTCCACTGTTTCTAACCAGTGCTTGTGTCGGCTCGAGCAACGACATGctgcagcacaacagtttcaccGCAGCCACCCTCCCAGTGTCCTGCATAACCCAGCAGCCCCGGCAAATGCGGCAGCCTAGCCAGGGAATGATCCATGAACTGCACTCCCAAGGGTCCATGGAGTTACTAGAGGACCGGGAAAACCGCGGCCAGCATCTAGAGAGCAGTAACGGCTCAGAGAGGGATGTTAGGCCTTTTAACTCGGGTCATCTGGGTCCTGAGGGTCATACAGAAATACCAGCCTGCCTTCGCAACGCTCTGCACAGGCCCAGTCGTGTGCCAGACCTGGGGGACGATGCTGTGGAGTCCTCCGAGAGCGACTTCTGTCCGCCCAACAGGAAAGCCAGTTTTATGGTCCGTATGCCCTCGGACAGCATTTCTGGCAGTCCGTCGTGTCCCTCCACAAGGAGTTCGGAGTCCGAGCTGGGCTCCCTCAACGACCTGCCAATGAACCCACCACCAGGGGGAGGAAGACGGATGTCTATGGCAAGTAGACACAGTTGA